ACACCGTCCGTGCGCTGCGCGCCGCCGGGCAGTTGGTGGTCGGCCTGGACAACTACAACGACTACTACGACCCGCAGCTCAAGCGCGACCGCGTCGCCGCGCTGTGCGCGGGCGCGGACATCCGCACGCTCGACCTGACCGACCGCGACGGCCTGGCCGCGCTGTTCGACGAGGTGCAGCCGACCCGCGTGGTGCACCTGGCCGCGCAGGCCGGGGTGCGCTATTCGCTGCAGAATCCCTACGCTTACGTCGACAGCAACCTGGTCGGCTTCGTCAACATGCTGGAGCTGTGCCGGCACCGCGGCGTCGAGCACCTGGTCTATGCCTCCAGCAGCTCGGTGTACGGCGATTCGGCGACGCCGCCGTTCTCCGAGGACCAGCGCATCGACCAGCCGCGCTCGCTGTACGCGGCGACCAAGGCCGCCAACGAGCTGATGGCCCATACCTACGCGCAGCTGTACGGCCTGCGCGCCACCGGGCTGCGTTTCTTCACCGTGTACGGCCCCTGGGGCCGCCCGGACATGGCGCCGCTGCTGTTCAGCCGCGCGGTGCTGGCCGGGCGCCCGATCGAGGTGTTCAACCACGGCCGCATGCGCCGCGACTTCACCTTCGTCGCCGACATCGTCGCCGGCGTGCTCGGCGCGCTCGATCACCCCTCCAGCGAGCCGGTGCCGCACCGCGTGTTCAACCTCGGCAATCACACCCCGGTGGAACTGGAGCGTTTCATCGCGGTGATCGAGGCCGCCGCCGGCCGCAGCGCCGAAAAGCTGTACCGGCCGATGCAGCCGGGCGACATGATCGAGACGATGGCCGATACTGCGCGGGCCCACGCTGCGTTCGGCTTCGATCCGAGCACCCCGATCGAGGTCGGCCTGCCGCAGGTGGTGGCCTGGTGCCGGGAGTATTTCGGCGCCGCCGCCTGACGCTTCATGCGCGGATCCATCGGTTCGCGGCACAATGCCCCGCTTTTTTCCCCACGCGCCCCCGCGCCCAGCCCTGCCGAATCCATGAGCCAGCTTTCCCTTTCCGTCGTCGTTCCGGTGTTCAACGAGCGCGACAACGTGCCGCCGCTGGTCGCCGAGATCGTCGCCGCGCTGCGCGGCACGATCGATTTCGAGATCGTCTACGTCGACGACCATTCGCGCGACGACACCCTGGCGGTGCTCGAAGGGCTGAAGGCGTCCACGCCGGAGCTGCGCGTGCTGCACCATGTCAGCCAGAGCGGGCAGAGCACCGCGGTGCGCAACGGCGTCAAGGCCGCGCGCGGGCTGTGGATCGCCACCCTGGACGGCGACGGCCAGAACGATCCGGCCGACATCCCCAAGCTGCTGGCCGCGCGCCAGGCAGCCGAGCCGCTGGTCAAGCTGTTCGCCGGCTGGCGGGTGTCGCGGCAGGACTCGGGCAGCAAGCGCTGGGCCTCGAAGTGGGCCAATGCGATCCGCGCGCGCATGCTGCGCGACGATACCCCGGACACCGGTTGCGGCATCAAGCTGTTCGAGCGCGAGGCGTTCCTGGACCTGCCGTACTTCGACCACATGCACCGCTACCTGCCGGCGCTGATGCAGCGCGCCGGCTGGCAGACCCTGAGCGTGCCGGTGAACCACCGCCACCGCACCTCGGGCGTCTCCAAGTACAACAACCTCAACCGTGCTCTGGTCGGCATCCGCGATCTGCGCGGCGTGGCCTGGCTGATCGCGCGCAGCCGCCGCACCGCGGTGCAGGAGCGCTGAGATGGAGGCGAACTTCCTCAACGAACCGATCCAGGCGCTGTACTGGACCGGGCTGCACGTCACCGGCTGGAAGCTGATCGGCTACGTCGGCGCGCTGATGTTCGGCGGCCGCTGGCTGGTGCAGTTCGTCGCCTCCAAGCGCGCCGGCAAGCCGGTGATCCCGCGCCTGTTCTGGTACATGAGCGTGGTCGGCAGCCTGATGACGCTGAGTTACTTCATGTTCTCGGCCAAGCAGGACTCGGTGGGCGTGCTGCAGAACCTGTTCCCCGCCTTTACCGCCTTCTACAGCCTGTACCTGGACATCAAGCACCGCGGCTGGCACCGCGACCGCGCGACGCATTGAGCGCGCTGCCGCTGCGCGCGATTGCAGGCGGCGCGTAATACCCTCCGATCGCAGCTGGCCCCGTGGTAGGAGCGGCTTCAGCCGCGACCGGAATCCTGTCGCGCCTGCGGACACGTCGGCAAGCACGCGCACAGCCTCTGCCAGGACCGTTCCGACAGGGATTCGAGCACTATTCCGACAGGCGCCATCGCCAGGCGCCGCTGTTGCCGCGCGAGGGCGAGGTGGATGCTGGTGCCATGCACATCCAACCAGCCAGAGGCCATCGCGCGTTGCGCGCCGGACGCCACAGCGATATGGGCCGGCTCTACCTGCTGACCGCGGTGACGTTCGAGCGGGCGCCGTTGTTCGCAGATTGGCGATGCGCCCGTGCGGCCGCCGCGTGTCTGGCAGAACGAAGCACCTGGCCGGATGCTCGCCTGCTGTGCTGGGTGCTGATGCCCGATCACTGGCACGGCCTGATCGAACTGCAGGCCACCATCACATTGGCCGATGCCATGCAGCGGGCGAAGGGGCGATGCGCCCGCGCTGTGAATCGTGCGCGAGGGCGTGGAGGCTGCGTCTGGTCGCGCGGCTTTCACGATCATGCGCTGCGGCGCGACGACGACGTCTTGCATGTCGCCCGTTACATCGTGGCCAACCCACTGCGTGCCGGCTTGGTGCCGCGCCTGGGCGACTATCCGTATTGGGATGCGGTGTGGCTGACTTCTCCACCGTGAAGTGGCAGTCGTGAGCGGGGGGATATTCGATGGAAGGCCCGCTGTAGGAGCGGCTTCAGCCGCGACGGGCATTCCCGGTAACGCCCGTCGCGGCTGAAGCCGCTCCTACGAAATGACGGCATGCCCGCTGGTTCCGGCAAAGCGCGTTAGCAGATGCCCTAATACCGTCATCGCATGCCATCGCCACACACAGGACTTCCGGCCCACCCGCGGAGCCGGGCCGGGATGCGATCATCGACGATCCGTTCCCGCCGTGTGCCGCCCATGCCGATGCTCGCCAAGACCCCGCTGGCCATTTCCCTGCTGATCGCGTTCGCCGCGGCCACGCCCGCACTGGCCGCACCGCCGGCGTCGGCAGCGTCCAGTGCGACACCGGCCACGGCCAATGCCAGCGCCGCCGATGCGCGGTTCCAGGCCATCTACGAGAAGGAATGGGCCTGGCGCCAGGCGCAGCTGGGCCAGGCCGACGAGGACAGCGACAGCAGCGGCGACAACACCCATCTGCCCGATGTCGGCGCGGCCGCGCAGGCCGCGCGCCTGAAGGTGTGGGACGACGTGCTGCGGCAACTGGACACGCTCGATGCCGCCCAGCTCTCGCCGGAGAACCAGGTCAACCTGGCGATCTACCGGCCGCAGGTGGAGAACCTGGCCGCGTCGGTGCGCCTGCGCGCCTACGAAATGCCGTTCAACTCCGACAGCGCGTTCTGGTCGGACCTGGCGTTCATGGCCCGGCGCACGCTGCGCACGCCCGACGAGTACCGCGCCTACATCGCGCGGCTGGAGGACGTGCCGCGCTACTTCGCGCAGCAGACCGACAACATGCGCGCCGGGCTCAAACGCGGCTTCAGCGTGCCGCGCGCAGTGCTCGACGGCCGCGACGGCGCCATCGCCAATGTGGCCGAACTGAAGGATCCGACCACCGCGGTGCTGTACACGCCGTTCAAGCAGATGCCGGCGCAGATTCCCGCCGCCGAGCAAGCGCAACTGCGCGCGCAGGCGCAGGCGGCGCTGCGCGACAAGGTGATCCCGGCCTACGCGCAGCTGCTGAGCTTCTATCGCCAGGAGTACATGCCGCAGGCGCGCACCACGCTGGCGGCCGAAGCCCTGCCCGACGGCAAGGCCTACTACCGGCAGCAGATCCGCGAGTACACCACGCTGGACATGGACCCCGAGCAGATCCACCAGCTCGGCCTGCGCGAGGTGGCGCGGATCCAGAAGGAAATGGACGCGATCATCCAGCAGGTCGGCTTCCACGCGCCGGCCGGGCAGAAGACCTTCCCGGCGTTCCTGCAGTTCCTGCGCACCGATCCGCAGTTCTACGTGAAGACCCCGCAGGAACTGCTCGATCGCGCCGCGTGGATCGCCAAGCGTGTGGACGGGGAGGTCGGCAAGTTCATCGGCACGCTGCCGCGCGGGCGCTTCACCATCGTGCCGGTGCCGGCGGACATCGCCCCGTTCTGGACCGCCGGCCGCGGCGGCGTCGGCACCTACTGGCTCAACACCTACGACCTGCCGTCGCGGCCGCTGTACAACCTGCCGGCGCTGACCCTGCACGAATCCTCGCCGGGCCATTCGCTGCAAGGTGCGCTGGCCGAGGAGCAGGGCGCACAGCCGGCGTTCCGCCGCGAGAACTACATCTCCGCCTACGGCGAGGGCTGGGCGCTGTACACCGAGAAGCTGGGCAAGGAGATGGGCATCTACGCCACGCCCTACGAGGACTTCGGCCGGCTCAGCTACGAGATGTGGCGCGCCTGCCGCCTGGTGATCGACACCGGTGTGCACCACAAGGGCTGGACCCGCGCGCAGGCGCAGGCCTACCTGCGCGAGCGCACCGCGCTCAGCGAGCACGAGGTCACCACCGAGGTCGACCGCTACATCTCCTGGCCGGGCCAGGCGCTGAGCTACAAGCTCGGCGAGCTGACCATCCTCGACCTGCGCGCCGAAGCCGAACGCGAGCTCGGCGCGGATTTCGACATCAAGTCCTTCCACGACGCGGTGCTGCAGCAGGGCTCGGTGCCGCTGCCGGTGCTGCAGCAGCAGATCCGCGCCTACATCGCCGCGCGCAAGAAAAAGGCCTGACCGCCGCCGCCCAGGCCGGCGCCACCTCCTGCGGGAAGGGCGCCGGCTAGCGGCGGATCAGTCGGCGCGGCGTGGCCCGGCCACGCGTGCGGCGAAGGTCGGCAGCACCAGCAGGGTCAGCGCGGTGGCGGTGATCAGCCCGCCGATCACCACCGTCGCCAGCGGTTTCTGCACCTCCGCACCGGAGCCGCTGGCGATGGCCATCGGAATGAAGCCGACGATCGCCACCAGCGCGGTGGTCAGCACCGCGCGCAGGCGGCTGCCCGCGCCGTCGATCGCCGCCTGCAGCGGCAGGTCGCCGGCCTCCAGGCGCTCGC
This genomic stretch from Xanthomonas sacchari harbors:
- a CDS encoding glycosyltransferase family 2 protein; this encodes MSQLSLSVVVPVFNERDNVPPLVAEIVAALRGTIDFEIVYVDDHSRDDTLAVLEGLKASTPELRVLHHVSQSGQSTAVRNGVKAARGLWIATLDGDGQNDPADIPKLLAARQAAEPLVKLFAGWRVSRQDSGSKRWASKWANAIRARMLRDDTPDTGCGIKLFEREAFLDLPYFDHMHRYLPALMQRAGWQTLSVPVNHRHRTSGVSKYNNLNRALVGIRDLRGVAWLIARSRRTAVQER
- a CDS encoding NAD-dependent epimerase/dehydratase family protein produces the protein MPILVTGAAGFIGAHTVRALRAAGQLVVGLDNYNDYYDPQLKRDRVAALCAGADIRTLDLTDRDGLAALFDEVQPTRVVHLAAQAGVRYSLQNPYAYVDSNLVGFVNMLELCRHRGVEHLVYASSSSVYGDSATPPFSEDQRIDQPRSLYAATKAANELMAHTYAQLYGLRATGLRFFTVYGPWGRPDMAPLLFSRAVLAGRPIEVFNHGRMRRDFTFVADIVAGVLGALDHPSSEPVPHRVFNLGNHTPVELERFIAVIEAAAGRSAEKLYRPMQPGDMIETMADTARAHAAFGFDPSTPIEVGLPQVVAWCREYFGAAA
- a CDS encoding lipid-A-disaccharide synthase N-terminal domain-containing protein, encoding MEANFLNEPIQALYWTGLHVTGWKLIGYVGALMFGGRWLVQFVASKRAGKPVIPRLFWYMSVVGSLMTLSYFMFSAKQDSVGVLQNLFPAFTAFYSLYLDIKHRGWHRDRATH
- a CDS encoding transposase produces the protein MHIQPARGHRALRAGRHSDMGRLYLLTAVTFERAPLFADWRCARAAAACLAERSTWPDARLLCWVLMPDHWHGLIELQATITLADAMQRAKGRCARAVNRARGRGGCVWSRGFHDHALRRDDDVLHVARYIVANPLRAGLVPRLGDYPYWDAVWLTSPP
- a CDS encoding DUF885 family protein; amino-acid sequence: MLAKTPLAISLLIAFAAATPALAAPPASAASSATPATANASAADARFQAIYEKEWAWRQAQLGQADEDSDSSGDNTHLPDVGAAAQAARLKVWDDVLRQLDTLDAAQLSPENQVNLAIYRPQVENLAASVRLRAYEMPFNSDSAFWSDLAFMARRTLRTPDEYRAYIARLEDVPRYFAQQTDNMRAGLKRGFSVPRAVLDGRDGAIANVAELKDPTTAVLYTPFKQMPAQIPAAEQAQLRAQAQAALRDKVIPAYAQLLSFYRQEYMPQARTTLAAEALPDGKAYYRQQIREYTTLDMDPEQIHQLGLREVARIQKEMDAIIQQVGFHAPAGQKTFPAFLQFLRTDPQFYVKTPQELLDRAAWIAKRVDGEVGKFIGTLPRGRFTIVPVPADIAPFWTAGRGGVGTYWLNTYDLPSRPLYNLPALTLHESSPGHSLQGALAEEQGAQPAFRRENYISAYGEGWALYTEKLGKEMGIYATPYEDFGRLSYEMWRACRLVIDTGVHHKGWTRAQAQAYLRERTALSEHEVTTEVDRYISWPGQALSYKLGELTILDLRAEAERELGADFDIKSFHDAVLQQGSVPLPVLQQQIRAYIAARKKKA